Genomic segment of Dactylococcopsis salina PCC 8305:
CGGCGGCATCCAAAAATCCAGAACTGAGGCTGACAATCCCTAAACAGGTGTTGGCTTTAAGTTGAGTAATAATTTTAATTTCCTCCGCATAGTTATAAATATCAACAGGAATGACGCGCACTGATTTGGGAGCGGCGATCGCTTCCACATCTTTGATAAAATAACGGCTAGTGACGATCGTTGCCGAGTCTGTCTCTTCTAACACTTCCGCCAGTTGTTCAATTAGCACTAATTGAGTAGGAACGCCTAACGTCGGTTCGAGGTCTTGTAGAATTAATTGTCCCGCACCGAAATCGCTTTCGGGAACACTTACCAAAACTTGAGCGCTACATTGTAATCGCCAGTTAATTTCGGAGAGAAAAATCTCTCGTATTTGCGGTAAGGAATAACCTAAACTGAGCAGTTCATTAATCCCATTTTGCACCGCTTGTTCTGTCTTTTCGGGGAAATCATCAGCTTCAGAAGCAACTGGCTGAGAGAGGTGTCGGTTTCCCGCTTCGTGACCTTGGGCCTTCACATAAATCCCAGAACCAGCGAGAGATTCGACTAATCCAGTTTCTTCCAGTTGGCGATAGACTTTGCTGATGGTGTTGCGATGTAATCCTGTCATCATCGCCAGTTGTCGGGTACTCGGAAGACGATGACCTGGGGGATACTGTCGGGAGGCGATCGCAAATTGAATTTGATCAAAAAGCTGTTTGGAGGCGGGAATTTCGCTGTCCAGTTTGATGTGAAATTTAACCATCTGCTCAATTACTCCCTCGATCGCGCTTTCAATTCTAATCCTAGTTTAAGTGATTTCCAGAATTTTTGGTTTTAAGACTTGCATAATCTTAATTGTCGTGCTTTAATGGAAAAGCTGAGGAAATAAATATTCTTGGTGAAATTGTTTTCCCTTTTTTCGGGGGTGTGGCGGAATGGTAGACGCTGCGGACTTAAAATCCGTTGACCGTAAAGGTCGTGAGAGTTCAAGTCTCTCCACCCCCATCAGTTTCAGAAAATTCCCAAAACGGGCTACGACAACATTGGCTTAGATTTGGCTGAATTTTCCTTAAATGAAAACCTTGTAAACGATGGGAAACAGCGACGGAAGGGGTCACAAAATGAAACCGAACGCTATACAACTGAGCTTGTTTTGAAACTATTAAAAAAGCGGTTGTTTTCCTCTCCTGCTGCGTTTTTAAGCATCCTCGAACAGCATGAAAGCAGTTTAAAACAAGCACAGAAACGCCCTTCCCGTCAGTTGATGAAACCCACTGTGGAGATTTTACAGCGTCAGTTAGATGCGAATGAGGAATATGAAGAATTTACAGAAAGCGCGATCGCAGCCACTTCTCCCTGATTTCGGGAATTATCTGCAGAAGAACAGCACAATCTCGATCGAATCTCAATCATGCAGAATCTTATTTATTCTAACTTTAGCCTCGCTGCCTTGTTTGTTTTACTTTGGAATTCTGGCTTTATTGGTGCTGAGTATGGTTTACCTTACACAGGAACATTTACCTTATTATTTTGGCGTTATGGCGCACTGACGCTAGTTTTATTCGCCTATCTACTTCTCACCAAACAGTTAGCCCGACAACCCTTAAAAACGATTCTTCACACCTCTTTAGTGGGAGTTTTAGCTCATGGGGTGTGGCTCAGTTGTGCTTTACTTGCCTTAGAACAAAATGTTCCAGCGGGAATTGTTGCTCTGGTTGTGGCGTTACAACCCCTTGCTACTGGTGCTTTTTCTGGGTTAGTGGTGGGAGAACAAGCCAGTCGATGGCAATGGTTAGGATTAATTACGGGATTTCTAGGCGTTGCGATCGCGGTGGGAACTCGTATTCAGGTTAATGACGAAGCCTCATTCTTTGGTTATTTTATCCCCTTTGGTTCGGTAATCGCAATTACGATCGCCAGTTTACTACAAAGGCGACGAGAAACTTCATCCCAGAATTATCCTCGTCTTTCTGTTGCCGAAACCTTGTTTTATCAAAGTTTTGCCACTGTTTTAATCCTTACTTTACCTGCGGTTAGTATAGAAAAATTAGAGATTCAGTGGAATTTAGCACTGATAGCAACTTTAAGCTGGTTAATTCTCGGTGTTTCTCTTGCTTCCTACGGTTTAATGTGGAAACTCCTTTCTCGTCTTGATGCTACCCGCGTCGCCAGTTTATTTTATCTCGGCCCACCAGTAACCATGGCGATGGCTTGGGTGGCTTTTGGGGATACCCCACAACTGGCAGATATAATCGGTTTATTGGTGGTAACGGCGGGGGTGATGTTTGTACAGTTTCCTCAACTTCGCCCTCGTTGATCATCTTTTGGCATTTGTCATATAGGCTAGAGGTGAAGATCGAATCAATTGCGGAGTCGTTAATACTATGCCAGAATCTAACCCCAGTAAAGATGATTTTCTCTATCCCCATTATTCTTATCATGGGGAGGCGAAACCAGAAAACATCGTTTTTAATGCTAATTTACAGGAGTTTGCTCAACGGGTGAATTATATCTGTAATTTGGAAACTGGCGGCAAAATTACCAGTAATGAAGCATATCAGCAAATTAAAGAATTATGGCAACAGTTGGATTCTTCACGGGAAGGTTTAGGGATTAGTGAGGAATCAGATGGCCCTGAATGATTGACAGATTACAATTCTTATTAAGAGCAAGACACGATTTAAGAGAATTGAAAAGATAAGTTATGAGTGATCCTATATTTTGGCTGGCGTTGTCCTTGTTTCTCGTTGCGATTAGTTTAACCGCCGTGTTAGTGGCGGCGTTTCCTGTCTTTTTGGAGTTAGCAAGGGTGGCGCGTAGTGCAGAAAAAATTTTGGATATGCTACAGCAAGAGTTACCTGCAATTTTAAAGTCCCTTCGTCTGACTGGAGAGGAAGTAACGGAACTCACTAATGATGTTAATGGTAGCGTGAAAAGTGCAACGAAAGTGATTCAACAGTTCGATCGAGGCGTGACGACGGCAAAAAATCAAGCGCAAGGGGTAAAAAAACAGACTCGTGGGGTGATTACAGGGATTAAAGTGGCTTGGAAAACCTGGCGCGATCGAGCCTAGTTTCCCATTTTCCTAGTCAGCATCAGGATCAATCCCCATCGCACGAAGTTTCGCTTCTAATCTGCTTTTTTCCGCTTGTGCTTGTTGGGCTTCTGTTCGCGCTTGTTGGGCTTCTGCTTGCGCTTGTTGGGCTTCTGCTTGCGCTTGTTGGGCTTCTGCTTGCGCTGCGAGTGCGATTTCTCCTCTAGTTGGCAACACATTCCCCTCAAGATCAGCCCATCTCAACCAAGTGGTTGTTACTCCTTCATAATCACCCGTCCATCGAGTTAAATAGAGTTGTAATCCTTGGCAAAAATAGCCTTTTTC
This window contains:
- a CDS encoding GntR family transcriptional regulator gives rise to the protein MVKFHIKLDSEIPASKQLFDQIQFAIASRQYPPGHRLPSTRQLAMMTGLHRNTISKVYRQLEETGLVESLAGSGIYVKAQGHEAGNRHLSQPVASEADDFPEKTEQAVQNGINELLSLGYSLPQIREIFLSEINWRLQCSAQVLVSVPESDFGAGQLILQDLEPTLGVPTQLVLIEQLAEVLEETDSATIVTSRYFIKDVEAIAAPKSVRVIPVDIYNYAEEIKIITQLKANTCLGIVSLSSGFLDAAERIIHSLRGDELLVMSAQTTDFPRLKALVRTAQTIVCDQGSYSQVKRTVQEISDDLIRLPQVICSDNYISAESIRLLRQELGLGKSESTSS
- a CDS encoding DMT family transporter, with translation MQNLIYSNFSLAALFVLLWNSGFIGAEYGLPYTGTFTLLFWRYGALTLVLFAYLLLTKQLARQPLKTILHTSLVGVLAHGVWLSCALLALEQNVPAGIVALVVALQPLATGAFSGLVVGEQASRWQWLGLITGFLGVAIAVGTRIQVNDEASFFGYFIPFGSVIAITIASLLQRRRETSSQNYPRLSVAETLFYQSFATVLILTLPAVSIEKLEIQWNLALIATLSWLILGVSLASYGLMWKLLSRLDATRVASLFYLGPPVTMAMAWVAFGDTPQLADIIGLLVVTAGVMFVQFPQLRPR
- a CDS encoding DUF7219 family protein, which codes for MPESNPSKDDFLYPHYSYHGEAKPENIVFNANLQEFAQRVNYICNLETGGKITSNEAYQQIKELWQQLDSSREGLGISEESDGPE
- a CDS encoding DUF948 domain-containing protein — its product is MSDPIFWLALSLFLVAISLTAVLVAAFPVFLELARVARSAEKILDMLQQELPAILKSLRLTGEEVTELTNDVNGSVKSATKVIQQFDRGVTTAKNQAQGVKKQTRGVITGIKVAWKTWRDRA